The following are encoded in a window of Roseimaritima ulvae genomic DNA:
- a CDS encoding BatA domain-containing protein — protein MSFLQPWMLLAMPIVALPVIIHLINQRRYQTMPWAAMMFLLAANRMSRGYARLRQWLILAFRMLAIAGLLFVISRPLASGWLGATAGGAADTTLVLLDRSPSMQQIGDGTASSKLDTARQQLVAALSTLQSARLVLIDSGDGQVRELESIDDLAEAPDTAAADNTADLAGMLQEAYDYVKANRVGRADIWIVSDLRESDWNSDSGRWAAIRDAFKELPQTTKINLLAYGDPAPDNLSLRVTDVRRQTRGDQTNLLVSLRIRGGSETVEARKIPLQFEIDGARSEWSVSLSGGNAELKDHPIPIDDKLQRGWGRVSIPADANPADNDAYFVFDDPPPRKTILVADEPQAARPLQLAAEIASDPNVPHRAEQVPRSQLGTVAWEEVSLLLWQGELPSDEERPQVESFVKAGGQVIFFPPRNPSDAQMFGIRWRPWNQAEQAVAVAQWRGDQDLLANTLSGSALPVGQLRISNYAGIEGPFIPLASLDGDRPLLVRAAPPNANQPTASADHDAASDGAADNAAANDDNDTSDDGDSGPLGVYFCTTTPSPLDSSLARDGVVLYVAIQRAVRKGAAALSDTRTLIAGTVQAENWRAVSTTDDAISSEYGIHQGVYRTDEQLVAVNRSVAEDATAMVSDAKLQTLFGGLDFSRVDDTAGNLHSLVQEIWRLFLVLMVVAMIVEAALCLPRRRSVTES, from the coding sequence ATGAGTTTTCTGCAACCCTGGATGCTGCTGGCGATGCCGATCGTGGCCTTGCCGGTGATCATTCACCTGATCAATCAACGTCGTTACCAGACGATGCCCTGGGCGGCGATGATGTTTCTGCTGGCCGCCAACCGCATGTCCCGCGGCTACGCTCGACTGCGGCAGTGGCTGATCCTGGCCTTTCGGATGTTGGCGATCGCGGGACTGTTGTTTGTGATCAGCCGTCCGCTGGCCAGCGGTTGGTTGGGCGCCACCGCCGGTGGCGCCGCCGACACGACGTTGGTGCTGCTGGATCGTTCGCCCAGCATGCAACAGATCGGCGACGGCACGGCCAGCTCCAAACTGGACACCGCTCGACAACAACTGGTGGCCGCACTTTCAACCTTGCAATCGGCCCGGCTGGTCTTGATCGACAGCGGCGACGGGCAGGTTCGTGAACTTGAATCGATCGACGATCTGGCCGAAGCTCCCGACACGGCGGCCGCCGACAACACGGCCGATCTGGCCGGAATGCTGCAGGAAGCCTACGACTACGTCAAAGCCAACCGCGTGGGGCGGGCCGATATCTGGATCGTGTCGGACCTGCGAGAAAGCGACTGGAATTCCGATAGCGGTCGCTGGGCCGCGATTCGCGACGCCTTCAAAGAGTTGCCGCAAACCACCAAGATCAATCTATTGGCTTACGGGGATCCAGCCCCCGACAACCTTTCGCTTCGCGTCACCGACGTGCGGCGTCAAACCCGCGGTGATCAAACCAATCTATTGGTCTCGTTGCGGATCCGCGGAGGCAGTGAAACGGTGGAAGCTCGAAAAATTCCGCTGCAGTTTGAAATCGACGGCGCCCGGTCGGAGTGGAGCGTTTCGCTGTCGGGCGGCAACGCGGAATTAAAAGACCATCCGATCCCCATCGACGACAAACTACAACGCGGCTGGGGGCGGGTATCGATTCCCGCCGATGCCAACCCCGCCGACAACGACGCCTATTTTGTGTTTGACGATCCTCCGCCACGAAAAACCATCCTGGTCGCCGACGAACCTCAGGCCGCGCGACCGCTGCAGCTGGCCGCTGAAATCGCTTCCGATCCAAACGTGCCCCATCGCGCCGAACAGGTCCCACGCAGCCAACTGGGGACCGTGGCCTGGGAAGAAGTCTCGCTGCTGCTATGGCAGGGTGAATTGCCCTCCGATGAAGAACGCCCGCAAGTTGAATCGTTCGTCAAAGCTGGCGGACAGGTGATATTCTTCCCGCCCCGCAATCCTTCCGACGCCCAAATGTTTGGGATCCGCTGGCGGCCCTGGAATCAAGCTGAACAGGCCGTCGCGGTGGCCCAGTGGCGTGGCGATCAAGACCTGCTGGCCAATACGCTCAGCGGTTCCGCGCTGCCGGTCGGCCAACTGCGAATTAGCAACTACGCGGGAATCGAAGGCCCCTTTATTCCGCTGGCCTCGCTGGATGGTGACCGGCCCCTGCTGGTCCGCGCCGCGCCCCCCAACGCCAACCAACCCACCGCCTCGGCAGATCATGACGCGGCAAGCGATGGCGCGGCGGACAACGCTGCGGCAAATGATGACAACGACACCAGCGACGATGGCGATTCCGGCCCGTTGGGTGTTTATTTCTGCACCACCACGCCCAGCCCTTTGGATTCATCGCTGGCCCGAGACGGCGTGGTGTTGTACGTGGCGATTCAACGAGCGGTCCGCAAGGGCGCCGCGGCGCTGAGCGATACGCGGACGCTGATTGCCGGCACCGTGCAGGCGGAAAACTGGCGTGCGGTGTCGACCACCGACGACGCCATCTCCTCGGAGTACGGCATTCATCAGGGCGTCTACCGCACGGATGAACAATTGGTGGCGGTCAATCGATCGGTCGCCGAAGATGCCACGGCAATGGTCAGCGATGCCAAGCTGCAAACCCTGTTTGGCGGTTTGGATTTTTCTCGCGTGGATGACACCGCCGGCAACCTCCACTCGCTAGTTCAAGAGATCTGGCGTTTATTTTTGGTGCTGATGGTCGTCGCCATGATCGTCGAAGCCGCCCTGTGTTTGCCTCGTCGGCGGAGCGTCACCGAATCATGA